In a single window of the Candidatus Krumholzibacteriia bacterium genome:
- a CDS encoding Ig-like domain-containing protein, whose amino-acid sequence MRNLLLLALIVPGLVALSSCSDDDDPTSPGEGGGGDDTTAPTLVSFSPADGATDVEPDAIVRATFNEALDPETVDETTFVLRQGAVPLSGTVTVDGAEVTYVPAVALVRARSHNVRVTTDITDLAGNPIAELQTWTFVVPEEADATAPTVTSFTPASGATGVAAGTNVVIQFSEAIDPASVTSTSVRLLRGSQAVGASRSTSGSTVTLDPSSDLAGETTYTVQVGTGVRDLAGNALATARTWTFTTADATGPTVVSNQPVDTSIGFDIDDRVLVRFSEPVRQSSVNNSTFVVQADTWVDGTFEAVLPGNFEFQSDDTVLWRPQRGRLQEFETVYTVRLTDGIQDLAGNPLAPASFVFTTTFLDTDYWYHVKNELRGDSFALGVFTDTYVAVLYPTSSDFSSTYWYGFPAFGSWRLRNNFLGDGHSLEGWDGSRLADMQPTGDFTGQYWSFEFVSGRTSLPTPPQNGESPVAYRLRTQFQGSDRSLSARLENGNYVTRMEDDSNYVGSWWYLENRGRRSK is encoded by the coding sequence ATGCGAAACCTATTGCTGCTCGCTTTGATCGTTCCCGGGCTGGTCGCCCTCTCCTCCTGCTCCGACGACGACGACCCGACCTCTCCCGGCGAAGGAGGCGGGGGCGACGACACGACGGCGCCCACGCTGGTGTCCTTCAGCCCCGCCGACGGGGCCACCGACGTCGAGCCCGACGCGATCGTCCGCGCGACCTTCAACGAAGCGCTCGATCCCGAGACGGTCGACGAGACGACCTTCGTCCTGCGCCAGGGCGCCGTTCCACTGAGCGGAACGGTGACCGTCGACGGGGCCGAGGTCACCTACGTGCCCGCCGTCGCCCTCGTTCGTGCCCGCTCGCACAACGTGCGCGTGACCACCGACATCACCGATCTCGCCGGCAACCCCATCGCCGAGTTGCAGACCTGGACCTTCGTCGTCCCGGAGGAGGCCGACGCCACCGCGCCCACCGTCACCAGCTTCACGCCCGCCTCCGGGGCGACGGGCGTGGCCGCAGGGACGAACGTCGTCATTCAGTTCTCCGAGGCCATCGATCCGGCCAGCGTGACCTCGACCAGCGTGCGCCTGCTGCGCGGGAGCCAAGCGGTGGGCGCGTCGCGCAGCACGTCGGGATCGACGGTGACTCTCGATCCGTCGTCGGACCTGGCCGGCGAGACGACCTACACCGTCCAGGTCGGCACCGGTGTGCGCGACCTCGCCGGCAACGCCCTCGCGACGGCGCGCACGTGGACGTTCACCACCGCCGACGCCACCGGTCCGACCGTGGTGTCGAACCAGCCCGTGGACACGTCGATCGGTTTCGACATCGACGACCGCGTGCTCGTCCGCTTCAGCGAGCCGGTCCGCCAGTCGTCGGTGAACAACTCGACCTTCGTGGTCCAGGCCGACACCTGGGTCGACGGGACCTTCGAAGCCGTGTTGCCGGGCAACTTCGAGTTCCAGTCCGACGACACCGTCCTGTGGCGACCCCAGCGCGGCCGTCTGCAAGAATTCGAAACGGTCTACACCGTGCGACTGACCGACGGAATCCAGGACCTCGCCGGCAACCCGCTCGCGCCGGCCTCGTTCGTCTTCACGACCACCTTCCTCGACACCGACTACTGGTACCACGTCAAGAACGAACTGCGTGGCGACAGCTTCGCGCTGGGAGTCTTCACCGACACCTACGTCGCCGTGCTCTACCCGACCTCGTCGGACTTCTCGAGCACCTACTGGTACGGCTTCCCCGCGTTCGGGAGCTGGCGGCTGCGCAACAATTTCCTGGGCGACGGCCACTCGCTCGAGGGGTGGGACGGATCCCGGTTGGCGGACATGCAGCCCACCGGGGACTTCACGGGCCAGTACTGGAGCTTCGAGTTCGTGAGCGGCCGGACCTCGCTGCCGACCCCGCCGCAGAACGGCGAGAGCCCGGTGGCCTACCGCTTGCGCACGCAGTTCCAGGGCAGCGATCGGTCCCTGAGCGCGCGGCTCGAGAACGGCAACTACGTCACGCGGATGGAAGACGACTCCAACTACGTGGGCAGCTGGTGGTACCTGGAAAACCGGGGCCGCCGGTCGAAGTGA